CGCACTGTGCATCGAGCTGGGGGATTCGCCCACCCGCAATTGGGCCATCAGCACCATCCATATGCCGCGCGGTTCCGCCCCCTTGCGCTTCGAGGAGCTGGTCAAGTACCGCAAGAGCCGCGACAACTGCTGGCACTGTCCCATCGCCTGCTGGGGCACCGTGGAAATGGAATGGGAGGGCGAACGGTTCTGGGCGCATCAGCCGGAATATGAGACGGAGTCCATGTTCGGCAGTAATCTGCTCATTGACGACCACGTCACGTTGGCGAAAGTCAACGATATCTGCAACCGCGCCGGCCTGGACACCATCTCGACCGGCGCGGCGGTGGCCTTCGCCTTTGACTGCTTCGAACACGGCCTGATCACGGCGCAGGATACCAGCGGCCTGGAACTGCGCTGGGGGGACCGGCGGGCGGCGGTGCGCCTGACGGAGATGATCGCCCGGCGCGAGGGCATCGGTGACCTGCTGGCGGACGGCGTCATGCGGGCGGCGGAGCGCATTGGGCCGGCGGCCCGGCCGCTGGCCATGCATGTTGGCGGGCAGGAAGTGCCGGCGCATGACCCCCGCTGTGAGCCGGCCATGGCGGTCATCTACCAGATGGACGCCACCCCTGGCCGCCATACCCAGGCCTCCCAGTACTCCGTCGCGGCCGGCTTCTCCACCCAGCGGCCGGCCTACGGCGATCAACGCACCCAGCAGAAAGGCCGCGGCAAGTGGGTAAAGGAGGCGAGCTGTCTCTGCCACGTGGTCAACGCCAGCGGGCTGTGTCTGTTCGGATATCTCTCCACCTCGGTGAGCTTCATGCCCGATTTTCTGACCGCTGTCACCGGGCATACGTACACCCTGGAGGATGTGCTGACGGTGGGCGAGCGCATCGCCAACGTGCGCCAGGCCTTCAACGTGCGGGAGGGCATCAACCCGCTCCAGAGGCCGCTCCCGGACCGCATCCTGGGCCGGCCGCCGCTCCCCGAC
This genomic stretch from Anaerolineae bacterium harbors:
- a CDS encoding aldehyde ferredoxin oxidoreductase family protein → MLGGYAGRFLWVDLTTGKLEVEVPDEALLRDFVGGYGVAARVLYSRQPAGIDPLSPASIFGFSTGPLTGTPAPTGTRWGVFGKSPLTGTWGDANGSGNFGVAMKQSGFDMIFFTGQAEKPVYLFLRDGRAELRDASHLWGMDTYQIEDWVKAEFGPKAEAACIGPAGEKQSLIAGVITLKGRAAGRSGLGAAMGAKRVKAVVAFLEGDVPVAAPEAVQAARKKYVGEINAGVGFSDFYRTTGTPGATALCIELGDSPTRNWAISTIHMPRGSAPLRFEELVKYRKSRDNCWHCPIACWGTVEMEWEGERFWAHQPEYETESMFGSNLLIDDHVTLAKVNDICNRAGLDTISTGAAVAFAFDCFEHGLITAQDTSGLELRWGDRRAAVRLTEMIARREGIGDLLADGVMRAAERIGPAARPLAMHVGGQEVPAHDPRCEPAMAVIYQMDATPGRHTQASQYSVAAGFSTQRPAYGDQRTQQKGRGKWVKEASCLCHVVNASGLCLFGYLSTSVSFMPDFLTAVTGHTYTLEDVLTVGERIANVRQAFNVREGINPLQRPLPDRILGRPPLPDGPTAGVTVEAEAMIEEHLREMGWTLDAAIPTEETLRRLGLHDIADDLWHR